From Rhodoferax sp. AJA081-3, the proteins below share one genomic window:
- a CDS encoding ABC transporter ATP-binding protein: protein MMSSQPNLLDIEHLTVRFGSSTVVNDVSFAIRPGEKFALVGESGSGKSITAMSILRLADAATTTGAIRFNGADLLTKSEREMRAIRGGDIGMIFQEPMTALNPLYTVGNQIGEVLELHEAMRPNAARARAIELLAQTGIPEPERRIDYYPHQLSGGQRQRAMIAMALACRPKLLICDEPTTALDVTIQAQILDLLDALQRDMGMALLFITHDLNLVRRFTHRVGVMERGKLVEIGDTEAVFANPQHAYTQKLMASRPQRVVVDLQPDAPVLLSGKDVAVSFSSAEGWFGKRHFKAVAGATLQLRRGETLGIVGESGSGKTTLGMALLSLQQISGGEIAMGGERIDNADRKALQAMRKRMQVVFQDPFASLSPRMTVGQIVGEGLALHRTDLDKAARDALVLQMLDEVGLSERSGVTNAMQRYPHEFSGGQRQRISIARAMVLRPEVLVLDEPTSALDVSVQQQVLKLLAELQQRYGLSYVFISHDLAVVRAMSHRVMVMKNGGVIEEGEAQALFDAPQQPYTKALLAAAHLAA from the coding sequence ATGATGAGTAGCCAGCCCAATCTATTGGATATCGAGCACCTGACGGTGCGCTTCGGGTCATCCACTGTTGTCAATGACGTGTCGTTCGCCATTCGCCCTGGCGAGAAGTTTGCGCTGGTCGGTGAATCCGGTTCAGGTAAGTCCATCACGGCAATGTCCATCCTGCGCCTGGCCGATGCGGCCACCACCACGGGTGCCATCCGTTTCAACGGTGCCGACTTGCTGACCAAGAGTGAACGCGAGATGCGTGCGATCCGCGGTGGCGACATCGGCATGATCTTCCAGGAGCCTATGACGGCACTGAACCCGCTGTACACCGTGGGCAACCAGATTGGAGAAGTGCTGGAGCTGCACGAAGCCATGCGCCCCAATGCCGCCCGAGCGCGCGCCATTGAGCTGCTGGCCCAGACCGGCATACCCGAGCCCGAGCGCCGCATCGACTACTACCCGCACCAGCTCTCGGGTGGTCAGCGCCAACGCGCCATGATCGCCATGGCATTGGCCTGCCGCCCCAAACTGTTGATTTGTGATGAGCCCACCACGGCGTTGGACGTGACCATCCAGGCCCAGATTCTGGACCTGCTGGATGCGCTGCAGCGCGACATGGGCATGGCCCTGCTGTTCATCACCCACGACCTGAATCTGGTGCGGCGCTTCACGCACCGTGTGGGTGTGATGGAGCGCGGCAAACTGGTGGAGATTGGCGATACCGAAGCCGTTTTTGCCAACCCGCAACACGCCTACACCCAAAAGCTGATGGCCAGCCGGCCGCAGCGTGTGGTGGTCGATTTGCAGCCGGATGCGCCGGTGTTGTTGTCGGGCAAAGATGTTGCGGTCAGCTTCAGCAGCGCCGAGGGCTGGTTTGGCAAACGCCACTTCAAGGCCGTGGCGGGGGCTACGCTACAACTGCGCCGGGGCGAGACGCTGGGCATTGTGGGTGAGTCCGGCTCCGGCAAGACCACGCTGGGTATGGCCCTGTTGTCGCTGCAGCAGATTTCCGGGGGCGAAATTGCGATGGGTGGCGAACGCATAGACAACGCGGACCGCAAGGCTCTGCAGGCCATGCGCAAACGCATGCAGGTGGTGTTCCAAGACCCGTTTGCATCGCTGAGCCCGCGCATGACCGTGGGCCAGATTGTGGGTGAGGGCCTGGCGCTGCACCGCACAGACCTGGACAAGGCGGCACGCGACGCGCTGGTGCTGCAAATGTTGGACGAAGTGGGTTTGAGTGAGCGCAGCGGCGTGACCAATGCGATGCAGCGTTACCCGCATGAGTTTTCCGGTGGACAGCGCCAACGTATTTCGATTGCACGCGCCATGGTGCTGCGCCCCGAGGTGCTGGTGCTGGACGAACCCACTTCGGCGCTGGACGTGTCGGTGCAGCAGCAGGTGCTCAAGCTGCTGGCCGAGTTGCAGCAGCGGTATGGCCTGAGTTATGTGTTCATCAGCCACGACCTGGCGGTTGTGCGCGCCATGTCGCACCGGGTCATGGTGATGAAAAACGGGGGCGTGATCGAAGAGGGCGAAGCCCAGGCCCTGTTTGATGCGCCGCAGCAGCCCTACACCAAGGCTTTGCTGGCGGCAGCCCATTTGGCCGCCTAG
- a CDS encoding M50 family metallopeptidase: protein MQSRSLLILSTLAVVVLWQVPYGRQLLYPLTLLATYAHEMGHGITAMLTGSEFDHLVLNADGSGMAAWRGNPGRLATALIAAGGLVGPTFAGIGLLLVSRKPRFARTVLASVAALIVVTVVLWSRNVFGVAFLLAVAATLGIAARLLSPAAAAFVLHFIAATLCLSWFNHLGYLFSAQAVVNGVAMPSDSSVIAQALWLPYWFWGGVVALFSLAVAAWGVSRT, encoded by the coding sequence ATGCAATCCCGCAGCCTGCTCATCCTGTCGACCCTCGCCGTTGTGGTGCTCTGGCAGGTGCCCTATGGCCGCCAGTTGTTGTACCCGCTGACGCTGCTGGCCACCTATGCACACGAGATGGGGCACGGCATCACGGCGATGCTGACCGGTTCAGAGTTTGACCATCTGGTACTGAATGCCGATGGCTCGGGCATGGCTGCATGGCGCGGCAACCCGGGGCGCCTGGCCACCGCCTTGATAGCTGCCGGTGGTCTGGTGGGGCCTACCTTCGCCGGTATTGGCCTCTTGCTTGTGTCTCGCAAGCCGCGCTTTGCGCGCACGGTTCTGGCCAGCGTGGCGGCCCTTATCGTGGTGACGGTGGTGCTGTGGTCGCGCAATGTGTTTGGCGTGGCTTTTTTGCTGGCCGTGGCCGCCACCCTGGGCATTGCCGCGCGGTTGCTGTCCCCCGCCGCTGCGGCGTTTGTATTGCACTTCATCGCGGCCACGTTGTGCCTGTCGTGGTTCAACCACTTGGGGTATCTGTTCTCGGCGCAGGCCGTTGTCAACGGTGTGGCCATGCCATCGGACAGCAGCGTCATTGCCCAGGCCCTGTGGCTGCCGTATTGGTTCTGGGGCGGTGTGGTGGCGCTGTTTTCTTTGGCCGTTGCCGCCTGGGGCGTCTCCAGAACCTAG
- a CDS encoding DUF4384 domain-containing protein, translating into MTKVSTTVAGCALGLVLVFGGCAVPSKDAPVDANWLQRMDGVLRKATPALQVRVQPAANPVKQGEVLKLRVFSNTAGFVYLLQLDSDGKALRLVFPNAMDDANFMGAGYIDLPRGNWQLPARGPTGVAYLMAVMSPTQLDLPALQAQLAYGRFELMGTYGAAMVPLRGM; encoded by the coding sequence ATGACAAAAGTTTCTACCACCGTTGCGGGCTGTGCCCTGGGTTTGGTACTGGTGTTTGGTGGCTGCGCCGTACCGTCCAAAGATGCGCCAGTAGACGCCAATTGGCTGCAGCGCATGGATGGTGTGCTGCGCAAGGCCACACCCGCGCTACAGGTGCGGGTACAGCCCGCCGCCAACCCGGTCAAACAGGGCGAGGTGCTGAAGCTGCGTGTGTTTTCGAACACCGCTGGTTTTGTCTACTTGTTGCAGCTGGACAGCGATGGCAAGGCCCTGCGTTTGGTGTTCCCCAATGCAATGGACGATGCCAACTTCATGGGCGCCGGTTACATCGATCTGCCCCGCGGCAACTGGCAACTGCCCGCCCGCGGCCCGACCGGGGTGGCCTACTTGATGGCCGTCATGTCGCCCACCCAGTTGGATCTGCCAGCGCTGCAGGCCCAACTGGCGTATGGCCGGTTTGAGTTAATGGGGACCTATGGCGCGGCCATGGTGCCGCTGCGGGGAATGTAA
- a CDS encoding response regulator transcription factor, with the protein MNNVHLNLYIVDDDEAVRTGLGSQFVARGYSVRAFKSGELFLTAVSAASEGVVILDLRMDPGMGGIAVFNTLRAMGCPLLVLFLSGHGTIPQAVQAVKDGAFGWLPKPCDETELLDQVQRAMQTATADSIRRSNQRSARKLWDTLTPREVDTALLDALGKTAKEIAKILTTRDPNRPINYRTIENYRSNVYLKLGVENSNELQKFLRDNGLADA; encoded by the coding sequence ATGAACAACGTTCATTTGAATCTCTACATTGTTGACGACGACGAAGCTGTTCGCACCGGTCTGGGTAGCCAGTTCGTTGCCCGGGGCTACTCGGTGCGTGCATTCAAGTCGGGTGAACTTTTTCTGACCGCGGTTTCTGCAGCGTCGGAGGGGGTTGTCATCCTGGACCTGCGCATGGACCCGGGCATGGGGGGCATTGCCGTATTCAATACGTTGCGCGCCATGGGTTGCCCGCTGCTGGTCTTGTTTCTGTCGGGGCATGGCACCATTCCGCAAGCCGTTCAAGCCGTCAAGGACGGGGCATTCGGCTGGTTGCCCAAACCCTGCGACGAGACCGAGTTGCTGGATCAGGTTCAGCGCGCCATGCAAACCGCCACAGCCGACAGCATTCGGCGCAGCAACCAGCGCAGCGCACGGAAATTGTGGGACACCCTGACGCCGCGAGAAGTCGACACCGCCTTGCTCGACGCGCTGGGAAAAACCGCCAAGGAGATTGCAAAAATACTCACGACGCGGGACCCGAATCGCCCCATCAACTACCGCACGATTGAGAACTACCGCTCCAACGTGTACTTGAAGCTGGGCGTGGAAAACAGCAATGAATTGCAAAAATTCTTGCGCGACAACGGCCTGGCCGACGCCTGA